One Candidatus Scalindua japonica genomic region harbors:
- a CDS encoding glycosyltransferase family 2 protein — protein sequence MTRASVSACVMTFNNNDVIKECMENVKWADEIIVVDSFSTDNTVEICRKYTDRVYQREWPGFKDQSNYIVSLANYEWILFTDADEIISPELYLEIQSLLNNNSNDWDGFYFPRRTRYLGSWINHGEWYPAYDLLLYKKGKGTWVKEPHATLELNGKAKYLKNDCYHYTYRNLSHQLDTIDKYTDMSAVEMEKKGVKFLLFQLLFRPLFRFIKGYIFKRGFQDGVPGLIAAITTSFYVFMKYAKLWELRIKNKPQIGTDKNAYK from the coding sequence ATGACCAGAGCCAGTGTTTCGGCATGTGTAATGACATTTAATAATAATGACGTAATTAAGGAGTGTATGGAAAACGTTAAGTGGGCTGACGAGATCATCGTAGTAGACTCCTTCAGTACTGACAATACGGTTGAAATATGCCGAAAATACACTGACAGGGTATATCAGAGAGAGTGGCCAGGATTCAAGGACCAGTCTAACTATATTGTAAGCCTTGCTAATTATGAATGGATCCTCTTTACAGATGCTGATGAGATAATCTCTCCTGAACTATATCTGGAAATCCAGTCTCTTTTAAACAATAATTCAAACGACTGGGATGGTTTTTACTTCCCGCGCAGAACACGATACCTTGGAAGCTGGATTAACCATGGAGAGTGGTATCCCGCTTATGACCTCCTTCTCTATAAGAAAGGCAAGGGCACATGGGTCAAAGAACCGCATGCTACTCTTGAGCTAAACGGCAAGGCAAAATATTTAAAGAATGATTGTTATCACTATACCTATAGAAATCTTTCCCATCAACTAGATACCATCGATAAATATACAGATATGAGCGCTGTAGAAATGGAGAAAAAAGGGGTGAAATTCCTCCTTTTTCAACTTCTATTCAGGCCTCTTTTCAGATTTATTAAAGGATATATTTTCAAGCGTGGATTTCAGGATGGAGTACCGGGACTGATAGCAGCTATAACAACGTCATTTTACGTCTTCATGAAATACGCAAAACTATGGGAATTACGAATTAAAAATAAACCGCAGATCGGCACAGACAAAAA